A window of Psychroflexus sp. ALD_RP9 contains these coding sequences:
- a CDS encoding TrkH family potassium uptake protein, which produces MYSINYKIVFHTLGLILIFNGAFMLIPTLTSWYYGEAETLGIASAAITTLFVGFLIMFVTRFHDKSIQQKEGYLIVTFSWIFMVISGMLPYIFTKSIPQITDAFFETMSGYTTTGSSILSDIEVLPKGILLWRSLTHWIGGMGIIVLAVAIFPLFGIGGMQLFSAEAPGPSADKLKPRIADTAKRLWLIYLGYTIVEAILLNIAGMTLFDAVNHALSTLSTGGFSTKNESLAYWNDQPMIQYIIILFMFLAGTNFVVSYYGFKLNFKKVLANEEFKVFTIFVSVFTILATLLIYFQADVSLSSVHHPEVLGAFESAFRHAIFQVLAIITTTGFVSADYTMWVPFLTVMFFGLFFLGGSAGSTSGGVKVVRHLIMIKNGILEFKRILHPNAVLPVRYAKRAVNSQIVYNILGFFILYMLSFIIGAVVLGALGLNLETAIGGAASSLGNVGPAFGKLGPVDNYSALPSAAKWWCSFLMLIGRLELFTVLIILTPFFWRDR; this is translated from the coding sequence ATGTATTCTATTAATTACAAAATAGTTTTTCATACTTTAGGATTAATCCTAATTTTTAATGGTGCCTTTATGTTAATTCCAACATTAACAAGTTGGTATTATGGCGAGGCAGAAACTTTAGGGATTGCTTCAGCAGCTATTACTACATTATTTGTAGGCTTTTTAATAATGTTTGTAACGCGCTTTCACGACAAATCAATTCAGCAGAAAGAAGGTTATTTAATAGTGACTTTCAGTTGGATTTTCATGGTAATTAGTGGTATGTTACCTTATATTTTCACGAAATCAATTCCACAAATTACTGATGCATTTTTTGAAACAATGTCGGGTTATACCACCACAGGATCATCAATACTAAGTGATATAGAAGTTTTACCTAAGGGTATTTTACTTTGGCGAAGCTTAACACATTGGATTGGTGGTATGGGAATAATAGTCTTAGCGGTTGCAATTTTTCCCTTATTCGGAATTGGCGGAATGCAGCTATTTTCTGCTGAAGCACCAGGTCCAAGTGCAGATAAATTGAAGCCCAGAATAGCAGATACAGCTAAAAGATTGTGGTTAATTTATCTAGGTTACACAATTGTTGAAGCTATTTTACTCAATATAGCTGGCATGACACTTTTTGATGCGGTTAATCATGCATTAAGCACATTATCAACTGGAGGTTTTTCTACCAAAAATGAAAGTTTAGCTTATTGGAATGATCAGCCAATGATTCAATACATTATCATATTATTTATGTTTTTAGCAGGTACCAACTTTGTTGTGAGTTACTATGGATTTAAATTGAATTTTAAAAAAGTATTGGCTAATGAAGAATTTAAAGTTTTTACAATTTTTGTTAGTGTTTTTACAATTTTAGCGACATTATTAATTTATTTTCAAGCTGATGTAAGCTTGTCTTCAGTTCATCATCCTGAAGTTCTTGGTGCTTTTGAAAGTGCTTTCAGGCATGCTATTTTCCAAGTTTTGGCTATTATAACCACAACTGGATTTGTCTCTGCTGACTATACAATGTGGGTGCCATTTTTAACAGTAATGTTTTTTGGTTTATTTTTTCTTGGTGGCTCTGCTGGTTCTACCTCAGGTGGCGTTAAAGTTGTAAGACACCTTATTATGATTAAAAATGGAATACTCGAATTTAAACGAATATTGCATCCCAATGCTGTTTTACCTGTAAGGTATGCTAAACGTGCTGTTAATTCTCAAATTGTATATAATATTCTAGGTTTTTTCATCTTGTATATGCTCTCGTTTATCATTGGAGCTGTTGTGCTTGGTGCTTTAGGTCTAAACCTTGAAACTGCTATTGGAGGTGCTGCATCTTCACTTGGTAATGTAGGGCCAGCTTTTGGTAAACTAGGACCTGTTGACAATTACTCAGCCTTACCAAGCGCAGCTAAATGGTGGTGTAGCTTCTTGATGCTTATTGGCAGATTAGAATTATTTACCGTACTTATTATACTAACACCATTTTTTTGGCGTGATCGATAA
- a CDS encoding TonB-dependent receptor produces MPIKILGDKDFESKPSVKNKALRINLNENIYGTFAEIGAGQETVRNFFRAGGSSGTIAKTMSAYDKDFSDAIYGTEPDRRYVTESRLHKMLDHETRLIEERISRDKHPNKLFFTYANTVATIDFAKRYKGHGWVGIKYQLEPNGDYNKIVLHIRFKENDARLQQNTLGILGTNLVYAAYYAHNNAKQVLKDLYDHIDKDQIEVDTINFSGPQFKDVDNRLMSLQLLKYNMTEAVMFSPDGNNVLPAKVLYKKNVLALRGSFRPVTKVNEDIYEKSLEIFKKENKVDENNIQVIFEITLSNLRSEGEIDEEDFMDRAKLLCSLGHTVLISNFQEYYKLVEYFSNYTKERMALAMGVNNLVDIFDERYYRHLSGGILEAFGKLFFKDLRVYLYPYKNPNTGEVTTSQNLKVHPRMKELYKFFKNNGRVVDVENYNQDILGIFSRQILQMISNGDEGWEDALPEQTAKMIKEHNLFQREYGEPEQVGY; encoded by the coding sequence ATGCCTATAAAAATTCTTGGTGATAAAGACTTTGAAAGCAAACCATCTGTCAAAAACAAAGCATTACGAATTAACCTTAATGAAAATATTTATGGAACTTTCGCTGAAATTGGTGCTGGTCAAGAAACAGTAAGGAATTTTTTTAGAGCTGGAGGCTCTTCAGGAACTATTGCTAAAACTATGAGTGCTTACGATAAAGATTTTAGTGATGCCATTTATGGAACTGAACCTGATAGACGCTACGTAACCGAAAGTAGACTCCATAAAATGCTCGATCATGAAACACGATTAATTGAAGAGCGCATTTCAAGAGATAAACATCCTAACAAACTTTTTTTTACTTACGCCAATACTGTTGCTACAATTGATTTTGCTAAAAGATATAAAGGTCATGGCTGGGTTGGCATTAAATACCAGCTTGAACCTAATGGTGATTACAACAAAATTGTACTTCATATTAGGTTTAAAGAAAATGATGCTCGTTTACAACAAAACACACTTGGAATTTTAGGAACAAACCTGGTCTATGCAGCTTATTATGCACATAATAATGCAAAACAAGTTTTAAAAGACTTATACGACCATATTGATAAAGATCAAATAGAGGTTGATACAATTAACTTTTCAGGGCCTCAATTTAAAGATGTTGATAACCGCCTAATGAGTCTACAATTACTTAAATATAATATGACTGAAGCCGTCATGTTTTCTCCAGACGGTAATAACGTTCTTCCTGCTAAGGTTCTTTACAAGAAAAATGTTCTTGCACTACGCGGTAGCTTTAGACCAGTTACAAAGGTAAACGAAGATATCTACGAAAAATCACTTGAAATTTTCAAGAAAGAAAATAAAGTTGATGAAAATAATATTCAAGTAATTTTTGAAATTACTTTATCTAACCTACGCTCTGAAGGCGAGATTGATGAAGAAGATTTTATGGATCGTGCAAAACTTCTTTGCTCATTAGGTCATACGGTTTTAATATCTAATTTTCAGGAATATTACAAATTGGTAGAGTATTTTTCAAATTATACTAAAGAACGCATGGCATTAGCTATGGGTGTTAATAACCTAGTTGATATTTTTGACGAAAGATATTACAGACATTTAAGTGGTGGAATTTTAGAAGCCTTCGGGAAATTGTTTTTTAAAGATTTACGTGTTTACCTTTATCCTTATAAAAATCCAAATACAGGTGAAGTTACAACAAGCCAAAACTTGAAAGTTCACCCTAGAATGAAAGAGTTGTATAAGTTCTTTAAAAATAATGGTCGTGTAGTTGATGTAGAAAATTATAATCAAGATATTCTTGGAATCTTTTCTAGACAAATACTACAAATGATCTCTAACGGTGATGAAGGTTGGGAAGACGCTCTGCCAGAGCAAACTGCTAAAATGATTAAGGAACATAATTTATTTCAGCGAGAATACGGCGAACCTGAACAAGTTGGCTATTAA
- a CDS encoding dihydroorotase, whose product MAYLIKSAKIWNGNSFSKTPQDILIEDGLISKIDTVIKHSAAEVIRLKNLHVSPSWFEPLVSFGEPGFEERETIENGALTALKSGFSGIGLVPKSKPVNDHKSAIDFIKKAFKHDLKIYPLGAITIKHNGKDLADLFDMQKAGAVAFYDTKKALQNANAFKVALQYAKGFNGQILAYPEQNDLAGKAQVHEDENSIMLGLKSASHLTETVQLRRDLDLLAYTGAKVHIPYISCATSVEIIREAKLKGLKFTCSTSLNNLYFDTSALAEFDSKYKIKPPLRSFNDKTSLVEGVKDGSIDFVTSDHEPVNLELKQLEFENSETGSIGLESFYPALNKLFGNDLAINQLLKNWEIYGLKQPKISINEMAELTLFNPDEENIFSIEQLKSTCKNSIFLGEHLKGKVYGSFVNNKYYEN is encoded by the coding sequence ATGGCATATCTTATAAAATCAGCTAAAATTTGGAATGGCAATTCATTTAGCAAAACCCCACAAGATATTTTAATTGAAGATGGATTAATTAGCAAGATTGATACTGTTATTAAACATTCTGCTGCTGAGGTAATTCGTTTAAAAAATCTTCATGTATCACCGTCATGGTTTGAGCCTTTAGTAAGTTTTGGTGAGCCAGGATTTGAAGAACGTGAGACCATTGAAAACGGCGCTTTAACCGCTTTAAAAAGTGGTTTTTCAGGTATAGGTTTAGTACCAAAATCTAAGCCTGTTAACGACCATAAATCAGCGATTGATTTTATTAAAAAAGCTTTTAAACACGATTTAAAAATTTATCCACTTGGTGCAATCACCATAAAACATAATGGAAAAGATTTAGCCGATTTATTTGACATGCAAAAGGCTGGCGCTGTAGCTTTTTATGATACAAAAAAAGCTTTGCAGAATGCCAATGCATTTAAAGTTGCTTTGCAGTACGCCAAAGGATTTAATGGACAGATATTGGCTTATCCTGAACAAAATGATTTAGCAGGAAAAGCACAAGTTCATGAAGATGAAAATAGCATAATGCTAGGTTTAAAATCAGCCAGTCATTTAACAGAAACAGTTCAGTTAAGGCGAGACTTGGATCTTTTAGCATATACAGGAGCTAAAGTCCATATCCCTTATATTTCATGCGCTACATCAGTTGAAATTATTAGAGAAGCTAAATTAAAAGGACTAAAATTTACTTGTAGCACAAGCCTCAATAATCTATATTTTGATACTAGCGCTTTAGCTGAATTTGATAGTAAATATAAAATTAAACCACCTTTAAGAAGTTTTAATGATAAAACATCATTAGTTGAAGGTGTTAAAGATGGTAGCATTGATTTTGTGACATCTGACCACGAACCAGTGAACTTAGAATTGAAACAGCTAGAATTTGAAAATTCTGAAACTGGATCAATCGGTCTAGAAAGCTTTTATCCAGCATTAAACAAACTTTTTGGAAATGATTTAGCTATCAATCAATTATTGAAAAATTGGGAAATTTATGGTCTAAAACAACCAAAAATAAGTATTAACGAAATGGCTGAGTTAACCTTATTTAATCCAGACGAAGAGAATATTTTTAGTATAGAACAGCTAAAATCAACTTGTAAAAATTCCATTTTCTTAGGCGAACATCTAAAGGGAAAAGTCTATGGAAGTTTTGTAAATAATAAATACTATGAAAACTAA
- the trkA gene encoding Trk system potassium transporter TrkA, whose amino-acid sequence MKILIAGAGEVGYHLAKLFSYESHDITLIDVDEERLAYADKHLDIRTLEGDATSPTKLIEANVEVTDLVISVTSNQSINITVCVFSKQLGCKRTVSRVSNDDLIKNKDRLDIKSLGIDEVISPEALAAEEMHLLLNQSGFTDTFEFENGALKMIGLTLRSKAAFIGKTVQEAAKVYPGIHFVPIAMQRFGTQYTIIPRGDTEFKRGDRVYFVTDDEGLEELYKLTGAEKRVIKNVMILGGSNIGRTLASQLSTNNYNVKLIEKNDKKALQIADSLPNILVINEDGRNVGLLEEENIEKMDAFIAVTENSETNIMSCLVANTKNVKKTIALVENMDYFQLSHNIGINSLVNKKLIAANNIFRYIRKGDLVAMTKLNNMNAELMEFKVKSTSLVCGNSIAEIDFPRTAVVGGVIRNGKGEIALGDFVVKEDDHVVVCCLPKSIKRVEKLFC is encoded by the coding sequence ATGAAAATATTAATTGCAGGAGCAGGAGAAGTTGGTTATCATCTTGCTAAGCTTTTCTCTTACGAATCTCATGATATAACATTAATCGATGTAGACGAAGAACGTTTAGCTTATGCTGATAAGCATCTAGATATTAGAACATTAGAAGGCGATGCTACCTCACCAACCAAATTGATAGAAGCCAATGTTGAAGTTACCGATTTGGTAATTTCTGTAACTTCAAACCAATCAATAAACATTACAGTTTGTGTGTTTTCTAAACAATTAGGTTGTAAGCGAACAGTCTCTCGTGTTTCAAACGACGACTTGATTAAAAATAAAGATCGCTTAGATATCAAGAGTTTAGGTATCGATGAGGTTATTTCACCTGAAGCTTTAGCTGCCGAAGAAATGCACTTATTGTTAAACCAATCAGGTTTTACAGATACCTTCGAGTTTGAAAATGGCGCTTTAAAAATGATAGGTTTAACCTTACGATCTAAAGCAGCATTTATAGGTAAAACTGTACAAGAAGCTGCTAAAGTTTATCCAGGTATTCATTTTGTGCCAATAGCCATGCAGCGTTTTGGTACTCAATATACTATTATACCACGAGGCGATACTGAGTTTAAACGTGGAGATCGTGTGTATTTTGTCACCGACGACGAAGGTCTTGAAGAGCTTTATAAACTAACAGGAGCTGAAAAAAGAGTTATAAAAAATGTTATGATTTTAGGCGGTAGTAATATTGGCCGAACTTTAGCAAGCCAATTGAGCACCAATAATTATAACGTGAAGCTAATTGAAAAAAATGATAAAAAGGCTTTACAAATTGCTGACAGCCTTCCTAATATATTAGTTATTAATGAAGATGGCAGAAACGTTGGACTACTTGAAGAGGAAAATATTGAAAAGATGGATGCTTTTATCGCAGTTACCGAAAACTCTGAAACAAATATCATGTCTTGCTTGGTAGCTAATACTAAAAACGTTAAAAAAACAATCGCTTTAGTTGAAAATATGGATTATTTTCAACTGAGCCATAACATTGGCATTAACTCTTTAGTCAATAAAAAACTTATCGCTGCTAATAATATTTTTAGATACATTCGTAAAGGAGATTTAGTGGCTATGACAAAGCTTAATAACATGAATGCAGAGTTAATGGAGTTTAAGGTAAAGTCGACTTCCTTAGTTTGCGGAAATAGCATTGCTGAAATTGATTTTCCACGAACAGCTGTTGTTGGTGGTGTTATAAGAAATGGTAAAGGAGAAATAGCACTTGGTGATTTTGTGGTTAAAGAAGATGACCATGTCGTGGTTTGCTGCTTACCAAAATCTATTAAACGTGTAGAAAAGCTTTTTTGTTAA
- a CDS encoding DUF3024 domain-containing protein, translated as MYNKDDIIDINESLVKDYIESIRPEDPEIRKEVDINYTFTNKVFKLFQVRPNWRNPDTKERFEFAKIQFIKSKQIWKLYWMRSNGKWELYQPFPESNRIDKIIEVLKQDEHACFFG; from the coding sequence ATGTATAATAAAGATGATATCATAGACATCAATGAATCTTTAGTCAAAGATTATATTGAATCAATTAGGCCTGAAGATCCTGAGATTAGAAAAGAAGTTGATATTAACTATACTTTTACAAACAAGGTATTCAAACTATTTCAAGTTAGACCAAACTGGAGAAATCCAGATACTAAAGAACGATTTGAATTTGCTAAAATCCAATTCATTAAATCCAAACAAATCTGGAAGCTCTATTGGATGCGCTCTAATGGAAAATGGGAGTTATATCAACCCTTTCCAGAATCAAATCGAATAGACAAAATTATAGAAGTTTTAAAACAAGATGAACACGCCTGCTTTTTTGGATAA
- a CDS encoding alpha/beta hydrolase, with amino-acid sequence MQQPKLSLTYNLKASTLKDNYPLIIMLHGYGSDENDLFGFANELPEQFMIISAKAPYALQPYGNAWYAINFDASQGKFSDIKQAKNSRDLVIKFIEEIKENFKVDANRITLLGFSQGTILSFAIALSHPELIKNVVGLSGYVDQNMLEYNFKSHDFSSLQIYNSHGSVDQVIPVDWARKNEAIFKELGIDYVYEEFPVGHGVNPQNFMSFKRWLVQKDI; translated from the coding sequence ATGCAACAACCAAAATTATCATTAACATACAACTTAAAGGCATCGACGCTAAAGGATAATTATCCTCTAATTATCATGTTACACGGCTATGGTAGCGATGAAAATGATTTGTTTGGATTCGCTAATGAATTACCTGAACAATTCATGATTATTTCAGCCAAAGCACCTTATGCGCTTCAACCCTACGGAAATGCATGGTATGCTATAAATTTTGATGCTTCACAAGGTAAATTTAGTGACATAAAGCAAGCTAAAAACTCTCGAGATTTAGTGATTAAGTTTATTGAAGAAATTAAAGAAAATTTCAAAGTAGATGCCAATAGAATAACTTTACTAGGTTTTAGTCAAGGTACAATACTAAGCTTTGCCATTGCTTTAAGTCATCCTGAATTAATTAAAAACGTTGTTGGTTTAAGTGGTTATGTAGACCAAAATATGTTAGAATATAATTTTAAATCTCATGATTTCAGCTCGCTTCAAATTTATAATTCACATGGTAGCGTAGATCAAGTAATTCCAGTTGATTGGGCGCGTAAAAATGAAGCTATTTTTAAAGAATTAGGTATTGATTACGTCTATGAAGAATTCCCCGTTGGTCACGGTGTTAATCCTCAGAATTTTATGAGCTTTAAACGTTGGTTAGTTCAAAAAGATATTTAA
- a CDS encoding MBL fold metallo-hydrolase translates to MQLTFLGTGTSQGIPIIGSQHPVCLSRNPKDKRLRVSVLIEWDNYSYVIDCGPDFRQQMLAQNVSKIDGILFTHEHNDHVVGLDDIRPFYFRQGNISIYAHKRVVDALKQRFSYVFEVENKYPGAPTLDVNYITNQDFKLGDKLVTPVEVLHGNLQVFGFRIGDMAYVTDAKTISKTELNKLKGLKVLVINALRIEEHHSHLNLDQALEIVEYLKPQQTYFTHISHHLGFHEEVDAQLPEGVNLAYDNLKISI, encoded by the coding sequence ATGCAATTAACATTTTTGGGTACAGGAACTTCACAAGGAATACCAATTATCGGTAGTCAACATCCCGTTTGTTTAAGTCGTAATCCTAAAGATAAACGTTTAAGAGTTTCGGTTTTAATTGAATGGGATAATTACAGTTATGTGATTGATTGTGGCCCAGATTTCAGGCAGCAAATGTTAGCACAAAATGTGTCTAAGATTGATGGTATTTTGTTTACACATGAGCATAACGATCATGTAGTTGGTTTAGACGACATCAGACCTTTTTATTTTAGACAAGGAAATATTTCAATTTACGCTCATAAACGCGTGGTTGATGCTTTAAAACAACGCTTTTCTTACGTATTTGAAGTCGAAAATAAGTATCCAGGCGCACCAACTTTAGATGTTAATTACATTACTAATCAAGATTTTAAATTAGGAGATAAGCTTGTTACACCTGTTGAAGTTCTACATGGAAATCTTCAAGTTTTTGGTTTTAGAATAGGTGATATGGCTTACGTTACAGATGCTAAAACCATTTCTAAAACTGAATTAAATAAACTTAAAGGTTTAAAAGTCCTCGTAATAAACGCTTTGAGAATTGAAGAGCATCACTCACATTTAAACCTTGACCAAGCGCTTGAAATAGTAGAGTATTTAAAACCTCAACAAACTTATTTTACTCACATTTCTCATCACTTAGGTTTTCATGAAGAGGTTGATGCTCAGCTACCTGAAGGTGTTAACTTAGCCTATGATAACTTAAAAATATCAATTTAA